In one window of Candidatus Eisenbacteria bacterium DNA:
- a CDS encoding tetratricopeptide repeat protein, producing the protein MRNVSRFFAASLLIVCAAVASPQGAAADEIDRLIEQGRYRLARTRLEAVVAARPNDAREQARLAGLLQQFGELDRAAAAGEKAVALAPNDAQAHWALASVLGEKAQKAGTLQQLGLARRFKKEAERAAELDPKHFDSRIGLMVFHLEAPGIVGGDKKQAKALRDQIVALDPARAWQARSRFAAESRDTHALAAIYREAVKQNPRDYSAHITLASYLSPPWRSERGETERVAREALAIDPERSAAYALLAQVLANQKRWDELDALLAEAAAKFPDGRGPQYQAARVTLQFDAEAARSEKWLRYYLAVPPEPGSPTHAAARWRLAQAIEKQGRRDEAIAELKAAVALDPKFEPARKELKRLKS; encoded by the coding sequence ATGCGGAACGTGTCGCGCTTCTTCGCTGCATCGTTGCTGATCGTGTGTGCCGCGGTGGCGTCTCCCCAGGGCGCTGCCGCGGATGAGATCGATCGACTGATCGAGCAGGGCCGTTACCGGCTCGCTCGCACCCGCCTTGAAGCCGTGGTTGCGGCGCGTCCAAACGACGCGCGCGAGCAGGCACGACTGGCCGGGTTGCTGCAGCAGTTCGGCGAACTCGACCGCGCGGCCGCGGCCGGCGAGAAAGCCGTCGCGCTCGCACCGAACGACGCGCAGGCACACTGGGCGCTCGCCTCGGTGCTCGGCGAAAAGGCACAGAAGGCCGGCACGCTGCAGCAGCTCGGACTCGCGCGACGCTTCAAGAAAGAGGCGGAACGAGCGGCGGAACTCGACCCCAAACACTTCGACTCGCGCATCGGGCTGATGGTGTTCCACCTCGAAGCGCCGGGCATCGTGGGCGGCGACAAGAAACAGGCGAAAGCGTTGCGCGACCAGATCGTCGCACTCGACCCCGCGCGCGCGTGGCAGGCACGCTCGCGCTTCGCGGCGGAGAGCCGCGACACCCACGCGCTCGCCGCGATCTATCGCGAGGCGGTCAAGCAGAACCCGCGCGACTATTCGGCGCACATCACGCTGGCGTCCTACCTGTCACCGCCGTGGCGCTCGGAACGCGGCGAGACCGAACGAGTCGCCCGCGAAGCACTAGCGATCGACCCCGAGCGCAGTGCCGCCTACGCATTGCTCGCCCAGGTGCTCGCGAACCAGAAGCGCTGGGACGAGCTCGATGCGCTGCTGGCCGAGGCCGCGGCGAAGTTTCCGGACGGTCGCGGGCCCCAGTACCAGGCTGCGCGCGTCACGCTGCAGTTCGACGCCGAGGCCGCGCGCTCCGAGAAGTGGCTGCGCTACTACCTGGCCGTTCCGCCCGAACCCGGCAGCCCCACGCACGCGGCCGCGCGCTGGCGGCTCGCCCAGGCAATCGAGAAGCAGGGGCGACGCGACGAAGCAATCGCCGAGTTGAAGGCCGCCGTGGCACTCGATCCCAAGTTCGAGCCCGCGCGGAAGGAATTAAAGCGGCTCAAGTCGTAG
- a CDS encoding ABC transporter permease has product MDTFLQDLRIGWRGLARTPGFTAVVVLVMALGIGANSMVFGITNSLLFRKTQYFDEQRSVSLYRTIPKQNERRSEWSMPDFRDVRERVKSYEAIGGFTGWQAYVTLGREPERFEAALVSPGLMRVFQAPPVLGREFTTLEEEKSRALGVVMISERMWRERFNSDTAVLGRTLKVNGRVREIVGVAAVNFRYPDNSDFFVPLYYDPTEDSREADYIDIVARLKPGVTIPQANAEIEAIAADLSKQYPRPDAVLSARVASFREEFVDDVGPMLAVLMAAVGFVLLIACANVANLLLARGAGRQREIALRFALGATRGRIVRQLLTESIIVSLLGGLFGILLAVWGRDLVLSSIPLPLPFWMDFSTDPNTLLFTIGASMLAALLAGLAPALQTSQVDVHEALKEGGLHGTSGRGRSRLRSTLVVAEIALALVLLTGSGLMIRSFLNMANQRSSVKTEGLMTGRFTMPIAVYASQESKLAFTDGLMQQMRALPGVEAVSAIQALPLSRNAWNRNFRLDGDATGPDAPRRVTYYSIVRPEYFKTMGIEMTTGRDFTALDDSTTQKVAIVSETAARTLWPGKDPIGQRFNWGAEDTTGWKTVIGVVSDVYQHIEGKRPPVTIYVPHMQDPQQTLTLVVKHTNPPGAMIGAMRRTLLARDGDMPLYETRTMDESVTFALWENRLWASLMSVFATLALVIAAIGIYGVMAYSVAQRTQEIGIRMALGAVRKDVMGMVLGQALKLTLIGVGIGLAGAYGMTRLMASVLFGVSPNDPPTFVGVTLILAFSALLAAWVPADRATRVDPMVALRSE; this is encoded by the coding sequence ATGGACACGTTCCTCCAGGATCTCCGCATCGGCTGGCGCGGCCTCGCGCGCACCCCCGGATTCACGGCCGTCGTGGTGCTGGTCATGGCGCTCGGGATCGGCGCGAATTCGATGGTGTTCGGGATCACGAATTCATTGCTGTTCCGCAAGACCCAGTACTTCGACGAGCAGCGTTCGGTTTCGCTGTATCGCACCATCCCCAAGCAGAACGAACGCCGGAGCGAATGGTCGATGCCCGACTTCCGCGACGTGCGCGAGCGGGTGAAGTCCTACGAAGCGATCGGCGGGTTCACCGGCTGGCAGGCCTACGTAACGCTCGGGCGCGAGCCGGAGCGCTTCGAGGCGGCACTCGTGAGCCCCGGGCTGATGCGCGTGTTCCAGGCTCCGCCGGTGCTCGGCCGCGAGTTCACGACCCTCGAGGAAGAGAAGTCGCGAGCACTCGGTGTGGTGATGATCAGCGAGCGCATGTGGCGCGAGCGCTTCAACTCGGATACCGCGGTGCTCGGCCGCACGCTCAAGGTCAACGGCCGCGTGCGCGAGATCGTCGGCGTGGCCGCGGTGAATTTCCGCTACCCGGACAACTCCGACTTCTTCGTGCCGCTCTACTACGATCCGACGGAGGATTCGCGCGAGGCTGACTACATCGACATCGTCGCGCGGCTCAAGCCCGGCGTCACCATTCCGCAGGCGAATGCCGAGATCGAAGCGATCGCAGCGGACCTCTCGAAGCAGTATCCGCGCCCCGACGCCGTGCTGTCCGCGCGGGTGGCGAGCTTCCGTGAAGAGTTCGTGGACGACGTCGGCCCGATGCTCGCGGTGCTGATGGCGGCGGTCGGATTCGTGCTGCTGATCGCGTGCGCGAACGTGGCGAACCTACTGCTCGCCCGCGGCGCCGGCCGCCAACGCGAGATCGCGCTGCGCTTCGCACTCGGCGCCACCCGCGGCCGCATCGTGCGCCAGCTGCTCACCGAGAGCATCATCGTTTCGCTGCTCGGCGGACTGTTCGGCATCCTGCTCGCCGTGTGGGGTCGCGACCTGGTGCTGTCGTCGATTCCGCTGCCGCTGCCGTTCTGGATGGACTTCTCGACCGATCCGAACACGCTGCTGTTCACGATCGGCGCCTCGATGCTCGCGGCACTGCTCGCGGGCCTCGCGCCGGCGCTGCAGACCTCGCAGGTCGACGTGCACGAGGCGCTCAAGGAAGGCGGCCTGCACGGCACCTCGGGCCGCGGCCGCAGCCGGTTGCGCAGCACGCTGGTGGTGGCCGAGATCGCGCTCGCGCTGGTGCTGCTGACCGGTTCGGGCCTCATGATTCGCAGCTTCCTCAACATGGCGAACCAGCGCAGCTCGGTGAAGACCGAGGGGCTCATGACCGGGCGCTTCACCATGCCGATCGCCGTCTACGCGAGTCAGGAATCCAAGCTCGCGTTCACCGACGGCCTCATGCAGCAGATGCGCGCGCTGCCGGGCGTCGAAGCGGTGAGCGCGATCCAGGCGTTGCCGCTGTCGCGGAATGCGTGGAACCGCAACTTTCGACTCGACGGCGATGCGACCGGCCCCGACGCGCCGCGACGCGTCACCTACTATTCGATCGTGCGCCCCGAGTACTTCAAGACCATGGGCATCGAGATGACGACCGGCCGCGACTTCACGGCACTCGACGATTCGACCACGCAGAAGGTCGCGATCGTGAGCGAGACTGCGGCGCGCACGCTGTGGCCCGGCAAGGATCCGATCGGCCAGCGCTTCAACTGGGGCGCCGAGGACACGACCGGCTGGAAGACCGTGATCGGCGTGGTCAGCGACGTCTACCAGCACATCGAGGGCAAGCGGCCCCCGGTCACGATCTACGTGCCGCACATGCAGGACCCGCAGCAGACGCTCACGCTGGTGGTGAAGCACACCAACCCGCCGGGCGCGATGATCGGCGCAATGCGCCGCACGCTGCTCGCACGCGACGGCGACATGCCGCTCTACGAAACGCGGACCATGGACGAGTCGGTCACGTTCGCGCTGTGGGAGAACCGCCTGTGGGCATCGCTCATGTCGGTGTTCGCGACCCTCGCGCTGGTGATCGCCGCGATCGGCATCTACGGCGTGATGGCCTACAGCGTGGCGCAGCGCACCCAGGAGATCGGAATTCGCATGGCGCTCGGCGCGGTGCGCAAGGACGTGATGGGCATGGTGCTCGGCCAGGCGCTCAAGCTCACGCTGATCGGCGTCGGCATCGGCCTCGCGGGTGCCTACGGCATGACGCGCCTGATGGCGAGCGTTTTGTTCGGCGTCAGTCCGAACGATCCCCCCACGTTCGTCGGAGTCACGTTGATCCTCGCGTTCAGCGCGCTGCTGGCGGCATGGGTTCCGGCCGATCGAGCCACCCGCGTGGATCCGATGGTGGCACTTCGTTCCGAGTAA